A region from the Leptospirillum ferriphilum ML-04 genome encodes:
- the glyA gene encoding serine hydroxymethyltransferase produces the protein MSWLIQSDPEVHGAISEEIRREQEKLILIASENYVSRPILEAVGSVMTNKYAEGYPGRRYYAGCEAVDQVETLAIERAKSLFGAEHANVQPHSGSQANMAVYLASINPGDTILGMNLAHGGHLTHGSPVSFSGHYYKAVFYGVRKETGLIDYDQVESLARQHKPKIIIAGASAYPRIIDFSFFRKVADEVGAHLLVDMAHFAGLVAAGMHPSPFPYADFVTTSTHKTLRGPRGGMAFCKEQWAKPLDKGVFPMMQGGPLMHVVAGKAVMLKEASMPSFKNYIARVLENARILSETLAAHGYDILTGGTDNHLMLIDLRSKGLTGKEGEKLLSDTGIYCNKNAVPFDDKPPTVTSGIRLGTPAITTRGFNADEIREVGEIIHRVLSGQGKEIVMKEAREAVKRLLDKHPIYTDLA, from the coding sequence ATGTCCTGGCTCATACAATCGGACCCTGAAGTCCATGGAGCAATTTCCGAAGAAATCCGGCGGGAACAGGAAAAACTCATTCTGATCGCCTCGGAAAATTATGTGAGCCGACCCATTCTGGAAGCCGTCGGATCCGTGATGACAAACAAATACGCTGAGGGCTATCCGGGACGCCGTTATTACGCCGGATGCGAAGCTGTCGACCAGGTGGAAACCCTCGCAATCGAACGAGCCAAGAGTCTCTTCGGCGCAGAACATGCAAATGTTCAGCCTCACTCCGGATCCCAGGCAAACATGGCAGTTTATCTCGCTTCAATCAATCCCGGAGATACCATTCTGGGAATGAACCTGGCGCACGGTGGACACCTCACTCACGGGAGTCCGGTCTCTTTTTCCGGACATTACTACAAAGCGGTGTTTTATGGCGTTCGCAAAGAGACCGGTCTGATCGACTACGATCAGGTCGAAAGTCTTGCCCGACAGCACAAACCCAAGATCATCATTGCAGGGGCCAGTGCCTACCCAAGGATCATTGACTTTTCGTTTTTCCGAAAAGTTGCCGATGAGGTTGGCGCCCATCTTCTTGTGGACATGGCGCATTTTGCGGGTCTCGTGGCAGCCGGAATGCACCCTTCCCCCTTTCCCTACGCCGACTTCGTCACGACCTCCACACACAAGACACTCCGCGGACCACGCGGGGGAATGGCCTTTTGCAAGGAACAGTGGGCAAAACCCCTTGATAAGGGGGTCTTTCCCATGATGCAGGGAGGTCCTCTCATGCATGTCGTGGCCGGAAAAGCCGTTATGCTGAAAGAAGCCTCCATGCCCTCCTTCAAGAATTATATTGCTCGGGTTCTGGAAAATGCCCGCATTCTCTCGGAGACACTTGCCGCCCACGGGTATGATATCCTTACGGGAGGAACAGACAATCACCTCATGCTGATCGATCTTCGCTCCAAAGGACTGACAGGAAAAGAGGGAGAAAAACTCCTCTCGGACACGGGAATCTACTGCAATAAAAATGCTGTGCCCTTCGATGACAAACCCCCCACTGTTACCAGCGGGATTCGGCTGGGAACCCCTGCCATCACGACAAGAGGGTTCAATGCGGATGAAATTCGTGAAGTCGGGGAGATCATCCATCGCGTTCTGTCAGGCCAAGGCAAGGAGATTGTGATGAAAGAAGCACGGGAAGCCGTGAAACGCCTCCTCGACAAACATCCTATCTATACGGATCTGGCCTGA
- the tmk gene encoding dTMP kinase has product MEKTSQYPGTLIAIEGTDGSGKTTQSELLKHFFESRGQGVVLSPCNTAELIRGAISKLKERNTLDPVTFCFLYAADFVDRFEHVIIPALASGKVVIAEQYVYTVFARAMIRGIEQDWIRKMFDFALTPARTFYLDVRFEDLLNRIQWKSRDERYFDYYEAGMDLNLANRKKDSFVIYQKRLIEIYREMALSDGFETVDAMKPIQLQQLELRQSISQILRNRSRRKGCRS; this is encoded by the coding sequence ATGGAAAAAACTTCTCAATACCCGGGGACCCTGATCGCGATCGAGGGTACGGATGGCTCCGGTAAAACGACTCAGTCTGAACTGCTCAAGCACTTTTTTGAATCCCGCGGACAAGGGGTTGTTCTGTCCCCATGCAATACAGCGGAACTGATTCGGGGAGCAATTTCCAAACTGAAAGAGCGCAACACGCTTGACCCGGTGACGTTCTGCTTTCTTTATGCAGCCGATTTTGTTGACCGGTTTGAACACGTCATTATTCCGGCCCTCGCATCCGGCAAGGTCGTCATTGCCGAGCAATATGTCTATACCGTTTTTGCCAGGGCGATGATTCGGGGGATTGAACAAGACTGGATCCGGAAAATGTTTGACTTTGCCCTGACTCCTGCGAGGACGTTTTATCTCGATGTCCGGTTTGAAGACCTCTTGAACAGGATTCAGTGGAAATCCCGGGATGAAAGATATTTTGATTATTATGAGGCGGGAATGGACCTGAATCTTGCAAACCGGAAAAAGGATTCCTTTGTCATCTATCAAAAAAGACTGATTGAGATTTATCGGGAAATGGCCTTGTCCGATGGGTTTGAAACGGTCGATGCAATGAAGCCGATCCAGTTGCAGCAACTGGAGCTCCGACAATCCATCTCGCAGATACTCCGGAACCGGAGCCGTCGTAAAGGGTGCCGTTCATGA
- the nrdR gene encoding transcriptional regulator NrdR encodes MKCPYCNSPDSKVTDSRLTGDGFGIRRRRFCEKCGRRFTTYEWVQETLPAVKKKDGRREPFDRQKLLRGLILACQKRPVARGQLEAVALNIERSFLDRGESEIDGREIGEKVMESLEKLDRVAYVRFASVYRNFQDPHQFIEELKRLIESDPSPS; translated from the coding sequence TTGAAATGTCCCTATTGCAATTCTCCAGACTCCAAAGTCACCGATTCCCGCTTAACGGGTGACGGGTTTGGCATTCGCAGGCGCCGCTTTTGTGAAAAGTGCGGGCGTCGGTTCACGACTTATGAGTGGGTCCAGGAAACTCTTCCCGCTGTCAAGAAGAAAGATGGAAGGCGTGAACCGTTTGATCGCCAGAAGTTGCTCAGAGGTCTGATTCTGGCCTGTCAGAAAAGACCGGTTGCGCGCGGGCAACTGGAGGCGGTCGCTCTCAATATTGAACGTTCATTTCTCGACCGTGGGGAATCGGAAATCGATGGTCGTGAAATTGGCGAAAAAGTGATGGAATCCCTTGAAAAACTGGACAGAGTCGCTTATGTTCGTTTTGCGTCTGTCTACAGAAACTTCCAGGATCCTCATCAATTCATTGAGGAACTGAAAAGACTCATCGAATCCGATCCCTCCCCCTCATGA
- a CDS encoding 4-hydroxybenzoate octaprenyltransferase, whose amino-acid sequence MNTVIAILDLIRFRRPVGTLLLFMPALWGLLAAWGGKPPVSMILLFGTGAFVMRSAGCAINDILDRNVDGKVWRTRDRPLPSGRLSLRTAWLVFLALSFVAASLLLFLHPLTRMVALAGFGATMLYPLMKRFMPLPQIFMGIPFGMTAPLMAWAEGRGTLGWPAFMIALGGLFWATTYDLVYAIADREDDIKAGICSGAVTFGDRLWIAILLFGLSSALFLWSAGSDLGLNHFYPWTVGVFVFFIVWQSLAVRKGLSPEGALSCFKSHVWIGLIIASGMCFEGPVLV is encoded by the coding sequence ATGAACACTGTGATTGCTATACTCGATCTGATCAGGTTTCGTCGTCCCGTCGGGACGCTTCTTCTTTTTATGCCAGCCTTGTGGGGTCTCTTGGCAGCATGGGGGGGAAAACCGCCTGTTTCCATGATCTTGCTGTTTGGAACGGGGGCTTTCGTGATGCGATCGGCCGGATGTGCCATTAATGACATCCTGGACAGAAATGTCGATGGAAAAGTCTGGAGGACGCGCGATCGTCCCTTGCCTTCTGGAAGATTGAGTCTTCGGACGGCCTGGCTTGTCTTTCTGGCGCTTTCCTTCGTTGCTGCAAGCCTCCTTCTTTTTTTGCACCCCCTGACACGAATGGTTGCCCTGGCAGGTTTCGGGGCAACAATGCTCTATCCCCTTATGAAAAGATTCATGCCTCTTCCGCAGATCTTTATGGGAATCCCCTTCGGAATGACGGCCCCCTTGATGGCATGGGCTGAGGGAAGGGGAACGCTGGGTTGGCCTGCCTTCATGATTGCATTGGGCGGGCTTTTTTGGGCGACAACCTATGATCTGGTGTATGCGATTGCGGACAGGGAAGACGACATCAAGGCGGGTATCTGTTCTGGAGCGGTCACCTTTGGCGATCGCTTGTGGATAGCGATCCTCCTGTTTGGTCTGTCGTCCGCACTGTTTCTCTGGTCGGCGGGGTCTGATCTCGGACTCAACCATTTCTATCCCTGGACTGTCGGAGTTTTTGTGTTCTTTATCGTATGGCAGTCTCTCGCAGTCCGAAAAGGTCTGTCTCCTGAAGGTGCATTGTCCTGTTTCAAATCACATGTCTGGATCGGTTTGATTATCGCATCCGGGATGTGTTTTGAAGGTCCTGTCCTTGTATGA
- a CDS encoding B12-binding domain-containing radical SAM protein: MSTSAPLLKDHVEPLSLVPSTPPSILKKVLFVWLPVSPIFPVGIGYLVNWLHRHHPEVAISVLDLTQVPEGAVKKELARKISEFQPDLLAFSWRDVQIFAPHEGDNSLRRAFEFYYSPNPLVRARAALDGLRMVWKYKNEFNKKLRLIKEGIRLAPKARVMVGGGAFSVFADQIIKLLPEGVIGVVGEGEDAIVKIVEGKPVDDDRVIYRKNGKTIRGKKEGGVAIRSAPYDLRYLESVFEGHEFYHRTMVGIQTKRGCPYGCSFCLYTYIEGKRVYYRDPEDIVNEMRQYYDRWGIRNFWFADAQFIPGVKAIPEAMDLLKALRDSGMKISWSGYIRTSLISPEMAKLMVESGMGDLEVSVTSGSQEILDSLRMGFRLDQLVEGCRNLRDAGYKGNIILNYSLNAPGETEETLRESIRSYESICSIFGEDRVYPMVFFLAVQPHTGFEKRLMREGYLEEDYNPITLNPVTIRKLLYNPGRLGKMIARACLLAWDEEPMKIGRAVMRELTSVLGKTSPPRSSSLEAPSPS; the protein is encoded by the coding sequence ATGTCCACGTCTGCCCCATTATTGAAAGATCATGTTGAGCCTCTTTCTCTAGTCCCTTCAACTCCCCCTTCCATTCTGAAAAAAGTTCTCTTTGTCTGGCTTCCGGTCAGCCCTATCTTTCCCGTAGGAATCGGATATCTTGTCAACTGGCTTCATCGGCATCATCCGGAAGTGGCAATTTCTGTCCTGGATCTCACGCAGGTTCCAGAAGGTGCTGTCAAAAAGGAGTTGGCCAGGAAAATTTCCGAGTTCCAGCCAGATCTTCTTGCTTTTTCCTGGAGAGATGTCCAGATTTTTGCCCCGCATGAGGGGGATAATTCCCTCCGCCGAGCATTCGAGTTTTATTATTCTCCCAATCCTCTGGTTCGGGCGAGGGCGGCTTTGGATGGCCTTCGTATGGTCTGGAAATACAAGAACGAGTTCAATAAAAAGCTTCGTTTGATCAAAGAGGGAATCCGCCTTGCCCCCAAGGCCCGGGTGATGGTTGGAGGAGGTGCTTTTTCCGTTTTCGCGGACCAGATCATAAAACTCCTTCCGGAAGGGGTGATCGGGGTTGTCGGAGAAGGGGAAGACGCGATCGTGAAAATCGTTGAAGGTAAGCCCGTCGATGATGACAGGGTCATTTACCGGAAAAATGGCAAGACGATTCGGGGAAAGAAGGAGGGGGGAGTTGCCATTCGAAGCGCCCCCTATGACCTTCGGTATCTTGAAAGTGTGTTTGAAGGCCATGAGTTTTATCACAGGACGATGGTCGGAATTCAGACGAAGCGCGGATGTCCCTATGGATGTTCGTTTTGTCTCTATACCTATATTGAGGGAAAGAGGGTCTATTATCGGGACCCGGAAGACATTGTCAATGAAATGCGCCAATACTATGACCGGTGGGGGATCCGGAACTTCTGGTTTGCCGATGCTCAGTTCATTCCGGGTGTAAAGGCGATTCCGGAAGCCATGGATTTGCTGAAAGCCTTGCGGGACAGCGGGATGAAAATCAGCTGGAGCGGTTATATCCGGACAAGCCTTATTTCACCTGAGATGGCAAAGCTGATGGTGGAATCCGGAATGGGTGATCTCGAAGTTTCCGTGACTTCCGGATCACAGGAAATCCTGGACTCTCTCCGTATGGGATTCCGTCTGGACCAGCTCGTTGAAGGGTGCCGTAATCTGCGTGATGCAGGGTACAAGGGAAATATCATTCTCAATTACTCCCTGAATGCTCCGGGAGAAACAGAAGAAACATTGCGCGAGTCCATCCGGTCCTATGAATCGATCTGTTCTATTTTTGGAGAGGACAGGGTTTATCCGATGGTGTTTTTTCTGGCGGTTCAGCCACATACAGGCTTTGAAAAAAGACTGATGCGGGAGGGTTACCTCGAAGAAGACTATAATCCGATTACGCTGAACCCGGTCACTATCCGAAAACTCCTTTACAATCCCGGACGTTTGGGAAAAATGATTGCAAGGGCATGTCTTCTGGCATGGGATGAAGAGCCGATGAAGATAGGGCGGGCTGTCATGAGAGAGCTGACTTCGGTCTTGGGAAAAACCTCTCCTCCCCGTTCGTCTTCCTTGGAAGCACCGAGTCCTTCCTAA
- the tmk gene encoding dTMP kinase: MTSHSFPGRLIVVEGIDGSGKSTQIELLENYLRIKGFGVLRNAWNSSQEISPIIKKAKKKQLLTPYGFSLLHAADFSYRYTHEILPALNAGKIVLSDRYIYTAIARDAARGIPRDWLVNNFRFAIRPDLTFFFRMDPALAYDRITQVRDIKYYEAGLDMELSMNPRESYILFQSRVLEGYENLAKEHGFSVLDGAKPVEETQRVVRRLVNPLIQSLL, translated from the coding sequence ATGACAAGCCATTCATTTCCGGGCAGACTGATTGTCGTCGAGGGGATTGACGGTTCGGGAAAGTCCACCCAGATAGAACTTCTTGAAAACTATCTCCGAATCAAGGGATTCGGAGTTTTGAGAAACGCATGGAATTCAAGCCAGGAAATCTCCCCGATTATCAAGAAAGCAAAGAAAAAACAGCTTCTTACACCTTATGGCTTCAGTCTTCTCCACGCAGCCGATTTCAGCTATCGTTATACACACGAAATTCTTCCTGCTCTGAATGCAGGAAAGATTGTTCTTTCAGACAGATACATCTATACAGCCATTGCCCGTGACGCTGCCAGGGGGATCCCCCGGGACTGGCTCGTCAATAATTTTCGCTTTGCCATTCGTCCGGACCTGACTTTCTTTTTCCGGATGGACCCTGCATTGGCCTATGACCGGATCACCCAGGTCCGGGATATCAAGTACTACGAGGCAGGACTCGATATGGAGCTTTCGATGAATCCCCGGGAGTCCTATATCCTTTTTCAGTCGCGCGTTCTCGAAGGGTACGAAAATTTGGCGAAAGAACACGGATTTTCCGTTCTCGACGGAGCAAAGCCCGTCGAAGAGACACAGCGGGTTGTCCGACGACTCGTGAATCCCCTGATACAATCCCTGCTCTAA
- the rpiB gene encoding ribose 5-phosphate isomerase B, translating to MMESSQSRIVIGSDHAGYPLKEALRKRLEKDGYPLLDVGTFSEESVDYPDYAEKVARALHAGEGDIGILLCGTGIGVSIAANKIKGIRAALIYNDETASLAHRHNNANVICFGGREVSEDQAHTWTRLFLSASFEGGRHQRRIDEISALESPGNIGHS from the coding sequence ATGATGGAATCTTCGCAATCTCGTATCGTCATCGGCTCCGACCACGCCGGTTATCCCCTGAAAGAAGCCTTACGGAAACGTCTGGAGAAAGACGGCTACCCCCTTCTGGATGTCGGGACGTTCTCCGAAGAATCTGTCGACTATCCCGATTATGCCGAAAAAGTCGCCCGGGCTCTGCATGCCGGAGAGGGAGATATTGGCATTCTCCTCTGCGGAACCGGCATCGGCGTATCCATTGCCGCCAATAAAATCAAAGGCATCCGGGCGGCTCTCATTTACAACGATGAGACAGCCAGTCTTGCACACCGGCATAACAATGCCAATGTTATTTGTTTCGGCGGACGGGAAGTCTCCGAAGATCAGGCCCACACCTGGACCCGACTCTTCCTCTCCGCATCCTTCGAAGGCGGAAGGCACCAACGAAGAATTGACGAGATTTCTGCACTTGAATCGCCCGGAAACATCGGGCACTCCTAA
- a CDS encoding Ppx/GppA family phosphatase: MSLEKIAIIDIGSNSMRLEILARRGSDYWLVEKQKETARISSGMYNETTITRESLERAKLALEKFSSLIAFHRADHIRCVATSAVRDAKNQADVLELLGSNLPYKIEVLSGEEEAFYSYFGVKNSLDLDDGVVFDVGGGSTECISVRKGQMDTVCTLPLGAVRLTELFFRKNQGPTSREWKKLEKHIDRVLSEAPSSLLSSSPRLVGVGGTVRQIARISQRLQKYPLYPIVHQYVVEKREMDRIMTSVREMSFSQRSEVLGIPRDRADILPAGILLISRILDFFRSDSLTVSQQGLRYGLFMEYYRGGREKLSESPAKLTLRRISRKYGSYRDSRNQRKLTLALGRALFPDTFSDPRQRILLSTVSTLSMTPLYFHPVTDTSNIGPLFLEEDLQGFSHPERVMITLALIRSRTPQEQDFRKNMKPFSDMLNPDQINKVNLYARLTTLARDALLFSGGRLPVLSYTDPYLMIADPGNLDEDNHYESTLIQTQERDLGKGRNVILQWMRYIPPQGGIHYH; this comes from the coding sequence ATGAGTCTTGAAAAAATTGCGATTATTGATATCGGATCGAATTCCATGCGGCTTGAAATTCTTGCACGCCGTGGTTCAGATTACTGGCTTGTTGAAAAACAAAAAGAAACGGCTCGCATTTCTTCGGGGATGTACAATGAAACAACGATTACACGCGAATCTCTGGAAAGAGCAAAACTGGCTCTCGAAAAATTTTCTTCTCTGATCGCCTTCCATCGCGCCGACCATATTCGGTGCGTCGCGACAAGTGCTGTTCGTGACGCCAAAAATCAGGCGGACGTTCTCGAACTCCTTGGCTCCAACCTTCCATACAAGATCGAAGTCTTATCCGGGGAAGAAGAAGCATTTTACAGTTACTTTGGGGTTAAAAACAGCCTTGACCTCGACGATGGTGTTGTATTCGATGTGGGTGGAGGCAGCACCGAGTGCATCAGCGTCCGAAAGGGTCAGATGGACACCGTCTGCACCCTTCCCTTGGGGGCCGTCCGACTGACCGAACTGTTCTTTCGAAAGAATCAGGGTCCCACATCACGCGAATGGAAAAAGCTGGAAAAACACATCGACCGGGTTCTTTCGGAAGCTCCTTCGTCTCTCCTTTCGTCATCCCCCCGACTCGTCGGCGTCGGAGGTACCGTCCGCCAAATCGCGAGAATTTCCCAGCGCCTTCAAAAATACCCTCTCTATCCGATCGTTCATCAATATGTTGTGGAAAAACGCGAAATGGACCGGATCATGACCTCCGTCCGGGAAATGTCGTTCTCCCAGAGGAGCGAGGTGCTGGGCATCCCCCGCGACCGTGCCGATATTTTACCGGCGGGAATTCTCTTGATTTCCCGTATTCTGGACTTTTTCCGGAGCGACTCCCTGACAGTGTCACAACAAGGTCTTCGCTATGGCCTCTTCATGGAGTACTACAGGGGTGGCAGGGAAAAATTGTCAGAAAGTCCGGCAAAACTCACATTACGTCGAATATCGAGAAAATATGGAAGCTACCGTGATTCGCGCAACCAGCGAAAACTGACGTTAGCTCTTGGAAGGGCCCTCTTTCCGGACACGTTTTCCGATCCCCGGCAGAGGATTCTCCTGTCCACCGTCAGCACTCTCTCCATGACTCCACTGTATTTTCATCCGGTCACCGATACATCGAACATCGGCCCCCTTTTTCTTGAAGAAGACCTTCAGGGATTCAGCCACCCTGAACGTGTCATGATCACGCTGGCTCTCATTCGAAGTCGAACCCCCCAGGAACAGGATTTCCGGAAAAACATGAAACCGTTCTCAGACATGTTGAATCCCGACCAGATCAACAAGGTCAATCTCTATGCCCGACTGACGACCTTGGCCCGGGATGCCCTTCTTTTTTCCGGTGGCAGACTCCCTGTCCTCTCCTACACAGATCCCTATCTGATGATTGCAGATCCGGGGAATTTAGACGAGGACAATCACTACGAATCCACCCTCATCCAGACCCAGGAGAGAGATCTGGGGAAAGGGCGAAACGTGATCCTCCAGTGGATGCGCTATATCCCCCCGCAAGGAGGGATTCACTACCATTAG
- the ubiE gene encoding bifunctional demethylmenaquinone methyltransferase/2-methoxy-6-polyprenyl-1,4-benzoquinol methylase UbiE translates to MKTYTLPDTNEKETVVQNMFTSAATAYDINNTVLSFGLHHLWKRLTISLLDIREGNTVIDLCGGTADLSLLAASKSGKTGHVLTMDLNFAMLRIGLEKVKAKQSGNAEKSSVSVVQTNAEFLSLRDSSVDRLVVGFGLRNVSHLEAALSEIYRVLKPGGRFACLEFSTPVNSLWRQMYKFYSFALLPSIGKIVSGDQTGIYEYLPASIARFPNQETFCSMIQKAGFREVSYRNLSGGIVAIHMGVR, encoded by the coding sequence ATGAAAACATATACTTTGCCGGATACGAATGAAAAAGAAACAGTCGTGCAGAATATGTTTACTTCTGCCGCCACTGCATATGACATTAACAATACCGTTTTGAGTTTCGGCCTTCATCATCTCTGGAAAAGGCTGACGATCTCCCTTCTGGATATACGGGAAGGGAACACCGTGATCGACCTGTGCGGAGGAACGGCGGACTTGTCGCTCCTGGCGGCGTCAAAATCCGGAAAGACCGGCCATGTCCTGACGATGGACCTGAATTTTGCAATGCTCCGGATTGGCCTTGAGAAGGTCAAGGCAAAACAGTCTGGCAATGCGGAAAAGAGTTCCGTTTCTGTCGTTCAGACGAATGCTGAATTCCTGTCTCTCAGGGACTCTTCTGTAGACCGGCTCGTTGTCGGGTTTGGTCTCAGAAACGTCTCCCACCTGGAGGCCGCCTTGTCGGAAATATATCGGGTTCTGAAGCCGGGAGGGCGTTTTGCGTGTCTTGAGTTCTCAACGCCCGTGAATAGTCTCTGGCGGCAAATGTACAAGTTCTATTCTTTTGCCCTGCTGCCATCGATCGGCAAAATCGTGTCCGGAGACCAGACAGGGATCTATGAATATCTGCCCGCATCGATTGCCCGTTTCCCGAACCAGGAAACCTTTTGCTCCATGATACAGAAGGCGGGATTCCGGGAGGTCTCTTACAGGAACCTTTCGGGAGGCATCGTTGCGATCCATATGGGAGTCCGGTGA
- the priA gene encoding replication restart helicase PriA, with amino-acid sequence MKSVTIVPMTGLPEPFLTYSWTETDRTPIPGTRVRIPLGKREIVGFIWNATPPSPQKKLTLKPVLEILDSYPVLPPCLHPIYEFSSWFYRLPLGLLLRNTLPQPLAKPLPLSSKIQQAAPSPPSRATSDLPPMTDDQKQVFLEWEAKQADQFSITVLRGVTGSGKTRLYQEMAKHTFSRDRQVLLLTPEIGLVPQLEEAFSGLVPRIGVIHSQITPMKRLSSWMSILRGEMSLVVGPRSAFFSPLTHLGLIIVDEEHDSAYQAWEGLSFNVRNLALKYAQLRQIPVVLGSATPLAESLYYAGSHRYTLLSLPRRIHGSSLPEITLTAPSRKEKIFPSSLLGEIDQTLKDGEQTVILLNRRGYAPLLQCLTCKNVLMCKKCSVRLVLHKKPTRQLVCHLCASRFNPPDHCSECGGTFLSEDGLATQKAEDLLSFHFPNARVIRLDQDTRSREHSSRTPFSETEADILIGTQMIAKGHDFRRVTLGIVLEMDQALSLPDYRSEERVFQLVLQLAGRVGRHRPGGRVHLVTAKPDLPLYQYLKNYDQDGFIQHVLRERKAFGYPPFGRIALLTLSSKDEKTLLEIVSSLDRLWRAGHDTEGVSLLGPVPAPVYKAKLYYRYQYLIKSSSIEKIHSAIDFFQKQLAPVRGAHVGWAVDPPDLLSF; translated from the coding sequence ATGAAGTCTGTAACCATTGTTCCAATGACAGGCCTTCCGGAGCCTTTTCTGACGTACTCCTGGACAGAAACAGACCGGACTCCGATTCCAGGAACGCGTGTCCGGATCCCTCTCGGAAAAAGAGAGATCGTTGGATTCATCTGGAACGCCACCCCGCCATCTCCCCAAAAAAAATTGACCCTCAAACCAGTTCTCGAGATCCTGGACTCGTATCCGGTTCTTCCTCCCTGTCTCCATCCGATTTATGAGTTCTCCTCCTGGTTTTACCGATTGCCGCTCGGACTCCTTCTCCGAAATACCCTGCCCCAGCCGCTCGCCAAACCCTTGCCTCTGTCCTCCAAAATCCAACAAGCAGCCCCTTCTCCTCCCAGCCGTGCAACCTCCGACCTCCCACCCATGACCGATGACCAGAAACAAGTCTTTCTGGAATGGGAAGCCAAACAGGCGGACCAATTTTCAATTACCGTTTTGAGAGGCGTTACAGGTTCGGGAAAAACCCGTCTATATCAGGAGATGGCCAAACACACTTTTTCCCGGGATCGTCAGGTCCTCCTCCTGACACCAGAAATAGGGCTTGTTCCGCAGCTCGAAGAGGCGTTCTCCGGACTTGTCCCCCGGATTGGAGTCATCCACAGTCAAATTACTCCCATGAAAAGACTTTCCTCATGGATGTCGATTCTCAGGGGAGAGATGTCTCTTGTCGTCGGTCCCAGATCCGCCTTTTTCTCTCCACTGACACATCTGGGACTGATTATCGTGGACGAAGAGCATGATTCTGCCTATCAAGCGTGGGAAGGACTCTCCTTTAATGTCCGCAACCTTGCCCTGAAATATGCACAGCTTCGTCAAATCCCTGTCGTTCTGGGTTCTGCTACACCGCTTGCGGAATCTCTCTATTACGCAGGGTCCCACCGTTACACCCTCCTGAGCCTTCCCCGAAGAATTCACGGTTCTTCCCTTCCTGAAATCACACTCACTGCGCCTTCCCGAAAAGAGAAGATCTTTCCCTCTTCCCTTCTCGGTGAGATCGATCAAACCCTGAAAGACGGGGAACAGACAGTTATCTTGCTGAACAGACGTGGTTATGCCCCTCTTCTGCAATGCCTCACATGCAAGAATGTGCTCATGTGCAAGAAGTGCTCTGTCCGCCTCGTCCTCCACAAGAAACCCACCCGTCAACTCGTCTGTCATCTTTGCGCATCTCGGTTCAATCCCCCCGATCATTGTTCTGAATGTGGCGGAACTTTCCTTTCGGAAGATGGGCTGGCAACACAAAAAGCCGAAGATTTGCTCTCTTTTCATTTTCCAAACGCCCGTGTGATCCGGCTGGACCAGGACACCCGCTCCAGAGAGCACTCATCAAGGACACCTTTTTCCGAAACGGAGGCCGATATCCTGATCGGAACCCAAATGATCGCGAAAGGGCATGACTTTCGTCGCGTGACCCTGGGCATTGTCCTTGAAATGGATCAGGCTCTCTCGTTGCCAGATTACCGGAGCGAGGAAAGAGTTTTTCAGCTCGTTCTACAACTGGCTGGACGTGTCGGAAGACATAGACCCGGTGGACGGGTTCATCTTGTGACCGCGAAACCGGATCTTCCCCTTTACCAGTATTTGAAAAATTATGACCAGGACGGATTTATCCAGCATGTCCTGAGGGAGAGAAAAGCATTTGGTTACCCTCCCTTCGGCAGGATTGCTCTTCTGACTCTGTCTTCGAAAGACGAAAAGACTCTTTTGGAGATTGTGTCATCCCTTGATCGACTCTGGAGAGCCGGGCATGACACGGAAGGAGTGTCCCTCCTGGGACCTGTACCAGCACCTGTTTACAAGGCAAAACTTTATTACCGCTACCAATATCTCATCAAAAGCTCTTCTATCGAAAAGATCCATTCTGCCATCGATTTTTTCCAGAAACAGCTTGCCCCGGTCAGAGGGGCTCATGTGGGATGGGCAGTGGATCCTCCGGATCTTCTCTCTTTTTGA